A single Drosophila miranda strain MSH22 chromosome XR, D.miranda_PacBio2.1, whole genome shotgun sequence DNA region contains:
- the LOC117186409 gene encoding platelet-activating factor acetylhydrolase IB subunit beta homolog, whose protein sequence is MQNIPNTNMNPCVLPTPVPDDAGDKRWHSIHRRFISDCREKDPDVIFLGDCIFETLQDSETWNQYFAPLHCLNFSIRDDCTEHVLWRIENGALDNVNPKIVVLHVGTNNVNNSAAEVAEGILANVAKICEKLNGAYVILPSLLPRGQQPNKLREKNAKINELVKEMTKGMDRVQTVAIDKGLVQCDGTISHHDMFDYKNLTNTGAKKIFEPLYELLSQILNENELERDLTPSE, encoded by the exons ATGCAGAATATTCCGAACACGAATATGAATCCGTGTGTTTTGCCCACGCCCGTTCCCGACGATGCCGGTGACAAACGCTGGCATAGCATACATCGTCGGTTCATTTCCGATTGTCGTGAAAAAGATCCTGATGTGATTTTCCTCGGAGATTGCATATTTGAGACGTTACAAGATAGCGAGACGTGGAATCAGTATTTTGCACCATTGCACTGCCTAAATTTCAGCATACGGGACGATTGTACAGAACATGTTCTGTGGCGTATCGAAAATGGAGCGTTGGACAATGTTAATCCGAAAATAGTTGTTCTGCACGTTGGCACCAACAATGTTAACAACAGTGCCGCCGAAGTAGCGGAAGGTATTCTCGCAAATGTTGCAAAAATATGTGAGAAACTCAACGGCGCCTACGTTATACTTCCT TCACTGCTCCCACGAGGTCAACAACCTAATAAACTTCGCGAAAAAAATGCCAAAATTAACGAGTTGGTTAAAGAGATGACTAAGGGCATGGATCGCGTACAGACAGTTGCCATCGACAAGGGTTTGGTACAGTGTGACGGTACTATCAGTCACCACGATATGTTTGACTACAAAAACCTTACGAATACCGGCGCCAAAAAAATTTTCGAGCCGCTTTACGAGTTGCTGTCGCAAATCCTTAACGAAAACGAGCTGGAGCGCGATCTAACTCCATCCGAATAA
- the LOC108153069 gene encoding 60S ribosomal protein L13a-like, with product MTGLTNGTVVIDGRGHLLGRLASVVAKYLLQGGKVAVVRCEELNLSGHFYRNKIKFLAYLRKRCNVNPARGPFHFRAPSRIFYKAVRGMIPHKTKRGQAALARLRVFDGIPSPYDKRRRVVVPIAMRVLTLRSDRKYCQVGRLSHEVGWHYQDVIKSLERKRKAKLRVTLKHNRELKKLTVQARENIAKAAEPFNKIIKSYGYEV from the coding sequence ATGACTGGTTTAACGAATGGGACCGTTGTTATTGATGGTCGCGGCCATTTGCTTGGCCGTCTGGCTTCCGTCGTCGCCAAGTACCTGTTGCAGGGCGGCAAGGTGGCCGTCGTTCGCTGCGAGGAGCTGAACCTCTCCGGCCACTTCTATAGAAACAAAATAAAGTTCTTAGCCTACTTGCGCAAGCGTTGCAACGTCAACCCAGCTCGTGGTCCCTTCCACTTCCGTGCCCCGTCCAGGATCTTCTACAAGGCGGTCAGAGGTATGATCCCACACAAGACTAAGCGTGGCCAGGCTGCACTCGCTCGTCTGCGTGTGTTCGATGGCATCCCATCGCCCTACGACAAGCGTCGCCGCGTCGTTGTCCCCATCGCTATGCGTGTGTTGACACTGCGCTCCGACCGCAAGTACTGCCAGGTCGGCCGTCTGTCGCACGAGGTTGGCTGGCACTACCAGGATGTGATCAAGAGCCTGGAGCGTAAGCGCAAGGCCAAGTTGCGTGTCACCCTCAAGCACAACCGCGAGCTGAAGAAGCTGACTGTTCAGGCACGTGAAAACATTGCCAAGGCGGCTGAGCCCTTCAACAAAATCATCAAATCCTATGGCTACGAGGTTTAA